The genomic DNA GCACGATGCAGCCATTGCCGATCAGCGGCGGCAGCCCGGCATAATGCAGCGGCGCCGAGGCGCCGAGGCCGATGACCGGGCGGTCGAGCGCGACAGTGAAGCGGGCGATGCCGGGATGCGCGTCGACGGCGCGCTGCACCAGCGCATGGGCGACCGTCGCGGCACCGTCCAAACCGTCCTCGGCGAAGGCGGTTTCGAGGATGTATTCGGCCGACCAGCGCGTCAGCGTGGTGAGCACGCGCTCGGCGAGCGCTTCCGGCGTCGCCGCAATCGCCTGCCCGCGGCCGTCGCGGCGGCGGGCGAAGAGCTCGGCGCCGAGGCGGGCGGCGGCGGGATCCCAATTGGCCTGCCTGCCCAGCACATGGGCGGCGTCGGACGGCGTGAAGCCGCAAATATGTACGAGGCCCCGCGCCACCAGCCGGTTGAGCGTGGCGTTCTGGGCGTTGGAGGTAAGCAGTCTGTCGAGCGCGAGCGGGGTGGCGCCGATCGCCTCGTAGAGTTTTGCTTCCGGCGCGGTGAGGCCGGCGGAGAGCCGATCCGGCACACCGGTGCGCACGGCAAAGCGCCCGTCCATGCGGCCGGGATTCGGCGCGCGCAACTGCCGTTCCAGCTCGGCGGTGACCGCCTCGCCATGCACCATTCCCGCCAGCGCCAGCGGCACCAGGCGACGCGGCCCGAGCAGGATTTTCGGGGTGAGCGCGCCGTCTTCCAGCGCCACTTCCGAGTCGCCGCCAAGGCCGAAGGTGCGCATGGCCACCGCCTCCACCATTGTGCGGAAGCCGCCGACGGTGGCGCCTTCGGGATCGAGGCGAGGCCGGCCGCCGTCGAGCACCGCGACATCCGTCGTGGTGCCGCCGATGTCCGACACCATGGCGTCGTCGAGCCCAGTCATGTGGCGGGCGCCGACAAGGCTGGCGGCGGGGCCTGAGAGAATGGTTTCAATCGGCCGCTGGCGGGCGAAGGCCGCGGAGACCAGCGCGCCGTCGCCGCGCACCACCATCAGGGGTGCTGCGATGCCGCGTTTGGCAAGAAAGCCTTCGGTCGCCGCCACCAGCCGGTCGATCATCGAGATCAGGCGGGCGTTGAGCAGCGTGGTCAGCGCGCGGCGCGGCCCGCCGAGCTTGGCCGACAATTCATGGCTGGCGGTGACCGGCAGGCCGGTCTTCTCGCGGATCAGGTCGCGCGCCGCCAGCTCATGCGCCGGATTGCGGGTGGCGAAATAGGCGCAGACGGCGAAACCCGACACCGAACGCCCAAGCTCCGGCAGCGCCGCCTCGAGGTCGGAAAGGTCGAGTTTTGCCGCATTGCCGTGCACGTCATGGCCGCCGGGACAGAACACGACCGGATCGGTGCCTAAAGCCGTCTTCAGCCCGTCGCGGGCAAGGTCTGCCTCGGAAAAGCCGATCATGATGAGCGCCACGCGGCCGCCCTGGCCCTCGACCAGCGCGTTGGTGGCCAAAGTCGTCGACATCGAGACAAGCTTGATGGCCGCCGGGTCGGTGCCGGCCTTCTCCAGCACCGCGTCGACCGCGCCGGAAATGCCGACGGCGAGATCGTGCCTGGTGGTGAGCGCCTTGGCCTTGGCCAGCACCTTGCCCTTGTTTGGGTTATCCAGGGGCCCGCCCTCTTCCGACCACAGCACAGCATCGGTGTAGGTGCCGCCGGTGTCGATGCCGAGGAAGAGAGGGGATTGCTTGGCGATCATGGGCGGGGCGGCAGTCCGGGGAAACGAGATTTGGTGCCTGCCCCTTAGCCGATACGGGGTTGCGGATAAAGGCGGGAGAGATGGGCCAGGTAATCTCCCCCCTTGAGGGGGAGATGTCGCCGAAGGCGACAGAGGGGGTCGCTGCGCGTCGAGCGCCGACGCCTTCCGCCACGACGAGCAATGACGTCGGCGATTTATGTGAGACGACCCCCTCTGGCCGCTTTGCGGCCATCTCCCCCTCAAGGGGGGAGATTACTCAGCTACTTCGCCGTGACGGTGCCCTTCATCGAGCTGTGGATCGCACAGTGGAACGCATGCGCGCCGGCTTTGGCGATCTTGACCTTGGCGCTCTTGCCCTTGGCGAGCTGGCCGGTGTCGAAGGAGCCGTCCTCGGCCGTGGCGGTGTGCGTCATGGCGTCGGCATTGGTGAAGATGACGGTGTCGCCGACGGCGGCACTGATCTTGGCCGGGTGGAATTTCATGCCCTTGATCTGGACCGCGTGATTGGCGGCATAGGCGGGCATGGCGAAGGCGAGCAGAGCAAGAACGAGCATGGTTCGCATGATGGATTTCCTCCTGAAGCGCGAAACCTCATCCTAAACTAACGCCGGCGCACGGGTTTTCATGCCACGAACCCCACTCTTTTATGCGATCCGTCGCAGAACGGCTTGTTGGCCGAGTGGCCGCAGCGGCAGAGGAAGACCTTCGTCGTGCGGGCGACGGTGTGGCCGGTGCCGGTGACGATCTCGGCATTGCCTTCGAGCTTGAGCGGCCCGTTCGCGGTCGGCGTGACGTTCAGCGGGCCGTCCCGCGCCTCGAGCACCTGCGCCTCCTTCAGCGGCGGCTCGCCGGTGGCGGTGAAGCCGGCCTTGATGTGGCTGTTGTCGCAGAACGGCTTGTTCTGCGACTGGCCGCAGCGGCACAGCGTGGCGCGATGGAAAGTCTCGCCATTCAGTACGATTTGCGCATGCACCGCCAGGGGGCCGTTTTCCCTGACGCGCACGGTGTTGACCACCGGCGGCTTCTCCTGCGGCCCGCCATCCTTCCTGGCATAGGTGATGGCGCCCGACGGGCAGTTCTCGGCCAGCGCCACCACCTTCTCGACGCTCGCCGCATCGGGATGGATCCACTCGCCCTTGGCGTTTGGCACGAAGACATGCGGGTTGCCGAGCACGCAGTTGCGCGAATGGATGCAGCGCTTGCCGCTGAAGGAAACGTCGATCTTCTCGCCTTCGACCATGCCTGCCATTTGGGGGTCTCCTGTTGGTGGGTGGAGACGAGGCTAGGGCGGGGGCGCGAAGGGCGTCAAGCTGGCCGGATGCACGGCCTTATCTCCCCCCTCGAGGGGGAGATGGCCGCAAAGCGGCCAGAGGGGGTCGTCTCACGTAGATCGCCAGCGTCGTTTTCGTCGCGCAGGGCGCGTCGGCGCTCGATGCGCGGCGACCCCCTCTGTCACCTTCGGCGACATCTCCCCCTCAAGGGGGGAGATTTGGCGCCCTACTCCTCCAGATTGATCTCCTCCGTCTGGCCGCCGCTGCAGGTGTAGCAGCAGTCGTCGCAGCTTTCCTTGTTGCCCGGACCGACGCCCCAATAGGTCTCCTCGTCGCCGTCGACCCAGGCGCCGTAGCAGATCTTCTCGCCGTCCTCGCAGGAGATCGGCAGCTCCTTGGTCTCGCCGTCGTCGAGATAGAAATCCTTGCCATTGCCCGGCCAGACATAGTCGCGGTCCTGGCTGTAGAGTTCGACGCGCATGGCGTTGGGATGGCTGTTCCTGATCTGGAAGGTGACGTCGCCGGCCTGCGCGGCGGACGAGACGATGACGGCAAGCGAGAGCGCGGCGGCAACGCGGCGCGCAATGGCGAAAGACATGAAAACCCCCGAGGTCGAATCGGCCCCCACGGCCGATGGCGAATGATGGCATGCGAGGCTGGAACGAGGAAGGATTGATTCTCCCCGTGACGTTCGAGATTGGCGAAGGCGGAGTAGCGCGGCGCTAATCTCCCCCCTCGAGGGGGAGATGGCCGCGAAGCGGCCAGAGGGGGTCCTCGCGCGTGAAGCGCCAACGTCATTTCTTGTCGCGGACGGCGTCGGCGCTCGACGCGCAGCGACCCCCTCTGTCGCCTTCGGCGACATCTCCCCCTCGAGGGGGGAGATAGCCGCCGCTTACTCCGCCAGATCCACCGTTTCCGTCGAATGCTCCACGCAGATGAAGCAGCAGGTGTCGCAGGGCTGGTCGTTGTCGGGGCCGACGCCGGCTGATATCTGATCGTTGCCGACGACCCAGGCGCCCCAGCAGATGTGCTCGCCATTGTCGCAGGAGATCGGCACGGATTTCCGCGCCTGCGGGCGGATGAGGAAGACCTTGTCGTTGCCCGGCCAGACCTTGCCGCTGTCGCGGCTGAACAATTCCACCGCCACGTCCTGCTGCCGCTGGTTCCTGACGAAGACCGACATGTCGGCGGCGAGGGCCGGCGTGGAGAGGAGCAGAGCGGCGAGCGAGATGCGAATCATGGTGGGGTCCCCGAGAGGAGTAGAGCACGGGCGGGGGAAAGGCGCGACCTCCCCCTTCTCCCCTTGTGGGAGAAGGTGGCCGAGCGAAGCTCGGACGGATGAGGGGTGCTCCAGCTTGGCGACGACGTCCATTACCAATTGCGCTGGTGGAAATCGCCAGCGCCTCGTTTCTTCCAACACCCCTCATCCGTCTCGGCGCTGCGCGCCGATCCACCTTCCCCCACAAGGGGGGAAGGAAGGGTCAGCGCCTCACCTCCACATGCGGCGCGAATTTGCGCACCGCCTCCACCATGTCCTCGCCGCTCATGTCGAGCGAGGAGACCTCCATGTGCACGGTGGTCCTGCCGAAGGGCAGCAGGCCGAACAGGTTGGCGGGCGCGTATCTGATCTCGTCGGGCGGCACCTCGGTGAGATCGAAATTGAGCATCGCAGCGCCCCGGCCGGCGGCGAGGCGCACGCTCTCCACCTTCTGCCACGGCACCAGCACGTCGCCGGCGCGGCGGTCGCGGAAGCCGTTTTCGTCGAGCACGACCTGGACACGCGTGTCGAAGGCGCCGCGCGCGATGAAAAGCCCAAGCCCGGCAAAGCCGAGCGTCAGCAGCGCCACCATGAACACGCCCCCGCCCGGCGCCCCCATGGACAGCCCCTTGACCAGATAGAAGCCGAAGATCGCCGCCATCAGGAACGACCCGAGCGCCGGGACGATCTTTCCCGTGGCGCTGTTGCGGATTTCGAGCGGCGCGGCCATTTTTGCCCCGCTCACCGTTCCGATTTCATGAGCGTCCAGATCCAGCCGATGAAGGTGAGGACCACGAACGGATAGCCGGCGGCGGGCAGCGGCGAGGAGGTGGGCAGCAACGGCGCGCCCCACAGGATCATCGCCGCCGAGACGACGAAGAGCAGGGCCGACACGAAAGCGGTGAGCCGCATCCAGAGCGCGAAGGTGTTTTTCGCGCTGACCATGGCGAGCCCCGCCGCCCAGAGCGCAATGCCGCCGACATAGGAAGGCACGCTCGCCTGCAGGCCCGCCGCATTGCCGGCCAGAAGCAGGCTTTCGCCGGCCAGGAAGGTGAGGAAGCCGGCCGCGACAAGATCATTGCCCAGCCGCTGGTATTTCATCGTCAGCAGCGCGGCCGCGACGACGACGCCCACGCCGTCGATGGTCCAGAGCGTTTCGCGCAGCGCATCGCTCACAACGAAAGTGCCCGCCATGCCCAGCGCGCCGCCCACGGCGAGGCCGATCGCGGCGACGGTGTCCGAAGTGGAGCGCATGTGATGTCTCCCAAGCCGGGGAGAGGATACAACGAGGTGGGACGGCCCAAAAGGCCAAACAGGATAGATGTCAACTGTGGTAAGAGACCGCCCGAAGGCGGACGCTGCGGGACAGCCGAGAGGGGATTTGCGAACCCAGCAGCTTTAGGCTCGCCCGCCGGCTTTCTCATACGCGTTTGTTAGTTGACGCGCCAGCATCCCGGACAGCAATTCCTCCATACGAGAAAGATCAATACGTCCTTCCTTAGAGGCAGCATCCGCTGCGTCCAAAGCGTCGAAGTATGGATTTCTATTCTCTACGATCTGTTCTGGGATAGTTGGCGTTCCTGGGAACACGCTCTCCGCTTTGATACATAATACTACGTAAGACAATATGCGCGACGTCC from Mesorhizobium sp. M1E.F.Ca.ET.045.02.1.1 includes the following:
- a CDS encoding CDGSH iron-sulfur domain-containing protein, translating into MAGMVEGEKIDVSFSGKRCIHSRNCVLGNPHVFVPNAKGEWIHPDAASVEKVVALAENCPSGAITYARKDGGPQEKPPVVNTVRVRENGPLAVHAQIVLNGETFHRATLCRCGQSQNKPFCDNSHIKAGFTATGEPPLKEAQVLEARDGPLNVTPTANGPLKLEGNAEIVTGTGHTVARTTKVFLCRCGHSANKPFCDGSHKRVGFVA
- a CDS encoding cupredoxin family copper-binding protein, with translation MRTMLVLALLAFAMPAYAANHAVQIKGMKFHPAKISAAVGDTVIFTNADAMTHTATAEDGSFDTGQLAKGKSAKVKIAKAGAHAFHCAIHSSMKGTVTAK
- a CDS encoding hydantoinase/oxoprolinase family protein, with protein sequence MIAKQSPLFLGIDTGGTYTDAVLWSEEGGPLDNPNKGKVLAKAKALTTRHDLAVGISGAVDAVLEKAGTDPAAIKLVSMSTTLATNALVEGQGGRVALIMIGFSEADLARDGLKTALGTDPVVFCPGGHDVHGNAAKLDLSDLEAALPELGRSVSGFAVCAYFATRNPAHELAARDLIREKTGLPVTASHELSAKLGGPRRALTTLLNARLISMIDRLVAATEGFLAKRGIAAPLMVVRGDGALVSAAFARQRPIETILSGPAASLVGARHMTGLDDAMVSDIGGTTTDVAVLDGGRPRLDPEGATVGGFRTMVEAVAMRTFGLGGDSEVALEDGALTPKILLGPRRLVPLALAGMVHGEAVTAELERQLRAPNPGRMDGRFAVRTGVPDRLSAGLTAPEAKLYEAIGATPLALDRLLTSNAQNATLNRLVARGLVHICGFTPSDAAHVLGRQANWDPAAARLGAELFARRRDGRGQAIAATPEALAERVLTTLTRWSAEYILETAFAEDGLDGAATVAHALVQRAVDAHPGIARFTVALDRPVIGLGASAPLHYAGLPPLIGNGCIVPEDTDVANALGAVVGQVRVLAEARVSQPREGLFRLASGQTVRDFTDEAKAIAAAETDVRALAAQRAKDAGTDSAEIDVATEFKVSTIEGQRMFIEAHVVAVASGRPRIAA